From a single Cytophagales bacterium WSM2-2 genomic region:
- a CDS encoding ABC transporter permease has protein sequence MFKNYFTVALRNLVKHKFFSVINIFGLTVGIASCLLIFIYVTDEVSYDKFHVNAENIYRIGLHGKIAGQEIYTTNSSLPLGPAMRNEIPGVESMTRVDPFGRTGVIFRNGEKVFTEKDICYADSNFFKFFSFRLKEGDAETALNEPNAVVISQTLADKYFDGQAFGKTLVIGNDKKAFKVTGISDVVPANSHLQFNAILSYNTILRDSSQSFNGWTSNSMYTYIQKSPLTKPEEINRKLENMVEKYVGKELEQGLGIKFAEFRKGGGIYSYEIYPLTNSHLHAYAPDDMQPAGNITYVYIFSGVGIFILLLACINFMNLSTAQSAGRAKEVGLRKTLGSLRSQLIGQFLSESFIFSFVAVILAVALCYLVLPYFNLLAGKELTLVSLNSPSFFAAAAVLIVFVGFLAGSYPAFYLTSFNVVEVVKGKIRAGMKSKGVRSSLVVFQFAVSILLILATAVVYLQLTYMQDKDLGLDKRNVLDIQSTGRLDKNRMAFRNEVKNLAGVQAVSFTGNTFPGINNTTVFREKGSKVDHLTGKYSADWDHMDVLKFKLSAGRFFSRDYKTDSTTAVVNEAFVKEFGWKDALGQEVIDFNGATPETVKIIGVVKDFNFETLKDKVRPIIMRLTPESRDLLVRYEGNPKNVTESIEKLWRQYSNGEPFEYAFLDEGFDRLFRAEQRLRDIFTVFSVLAISIACLGLFALAAFTTEQRTKEIGIRKAMGASVAGLTLHLSKEFMVLVLVAMIPAVGLGWYFAESWLSDFPYRIVLSPLVFIGSALTAIFIAWLTVSYQSLKAARAKPVNSLRYE, from the coding sequence ATGTTTAAAAATTACTTCACGGTTGCTTTGCGCAACCTCGTCAAACACAAATTCTTTTCAGTTATCAATATCTTCGGATTGACCGTTGGAATTGCCAGTTGCTTATTGATTTTCATCTATGTAACGGATGAGGTAAGCTATGATAAATTCCATGTCAATGCCGAGAACATTTACCGGATCGGACTGCATGGCAAAATTGCAGGACAGGAAATTTATACTACTAACTCAAGCTTGCCCTTAGGCCCCGCAATGAGGAATGAGATTCCGGGAGTGGAGAGCATGACACGTGTAGATCCATTCGGCAGAACGGGGGTCATCTTCAGAAATGGAGAGAAAGTGTTCACCGAAAAAGACATCTGTTACGCTGATTCAAATTTTTTCAAATTCTTCAGTTTCCGGTTGAAAGAAGGAGACGCGGAGACGGCACTCAATGAGCCAAACGCAGTAGTGATTTCCCAAACTTTGGCTGATAAATATTTTGACGGGCAGGCCTTTGGGAAAACGCTGGTCATTGGAAATGACAAGAAGGCATTTAAAGTAACGGGTATCTCAGATGTAGTACCGGCCAATTCGCATCTTCAATTCAATGCGATTCTTTCATACAATACTATTCTTCGCGATTCATCCCAGTCTTTCAATGGCTGGACAAGCAATTCGATGTATACCTACATTCAGAAAAGCCCGTTGACGAAACCCGAAGAGATCAACCGGAAACTGGAAAACATGGTTGAGAAATATGTGGGTAAGGAATTGGAACAAGGGCTGGGCATTAAGTTTGCGGAATTTAGAAAGGGGGGTGGAATTTATAGTTATGAGATTTACCCGCTTACGAATTCTCACCTGCATGCCTACGCACCGGATGACATGCAGCCTGCAGGAAATATCACGTACGTCTATATTTTCTCAGGCGTAGGGATTTTTATTTTGCTCCTCGCCTGTATCAATTTCATGAATTTGTCAACAGCTCAATCCGCAGGACGAGCGAAAGAAGTCGGTCTTCGTAAAACCCTTGGCTCGCTGCGTTCTCAATTGATCGGGCAATTTTTGTCTGAGTCCTTCATCTTCAGTTTTGTTGCGGTTATTCTTGCTGTAGCTTTATGCTACCTTGTGTTGCCTTATTTCAATTTGCTCGCAGGAAAGGAACTTACATTAGTCTCTCTGAACTCACCTTCATTTTTTGCAGCAGCAGCCGTTCTCATTGTATTCGTTGGTTTTTTGGCTGGCAGCTACCCTGCATTCTACCTTACTTCATTTAATGTGGTTGAGGTGGTGAAAGGGAAAATAAGAGCGGGGATGAAAAGCAAGGGCGTTCGAAGCTCATTGGTAGTGTTTCAATTCGCTGTTTCCATTTTACTGATCCTGGCCACAGCAGTTGTTTACCTGCAACTGACTTACATGCAGGACAAAGATCTTGGCCTTGATAAGCGCAACGTACTCGACATTCAAAGTACTGGCCGCCTTGACAAGAACCGGATGGCATTTCGAAATGAAGTGAAAAATCTGGCGGGCGTTCAAGCCGTAAGTTTTACTGGAAATACATTTCCTGGGATCAACAACACTACGGTATTCCGTGAGAAGGGAAGCAAAGTTGATCACCTCACGGGGAAATATTCGGCCGACTGGGATCATATGGATGTGTTGAAATTTAAATTGTCGGCAGGCCGGTTCTTCTCCCGTGATTATAAAACAGATTCAACGACTGCTGTAGTCAATGAAGCCTTTGTCAAAGAATTTGGTTGGAAAGATGCCTTGGGACAGGAGGTCATTGACTTCAATGGCGCGACTCCGGAAACTGTAAAAATCATAGGTGTTGTTAAAGACTTTAATTTCGAGACACTAAAAGATAAGGTTCGCCCAATCATCATGCGACTCACACCGGAGTCGCGGGATTTATTGGTTCGTTATGAAGGGAATCCAAAGAATGTCACGGAGTCGATTGAGAAACTCTGGAGGCAGTATTCCAATGGTGAACCGTTCGAGTATGCGTTCCTGGATGAAGGTTTCGATCGGCTCTTCCGTGCTGAGCAGCGTTTGCGCGATATTTTCACGGTGTTCTCTGTATTGGCGATCAGCATTGCATGTCTTGGACTCTTTGCCCTGGCAGCCTTCACTACCGAGCAGCGTACAAAAGAGATAGGCATTCGCAAGGCGATGGGCGCATCAGTAGCTGGGTTGACACTTCACTTGTCTAAGGAATTCATGGTCCTGGTTTTGGTGGCGATGATTCCGGCTGTTGGCCTGGGATGGTATTTTGCGGAGTCATGGCTATCTGATTTTCCTTACCGGATTGTATTGTCTCCATTGGTTTTCATTGGAAGCGCGTTGACAGCAATATTTATAGCGTGGCTCACAGTAAGCTACCAATCATTGAAAGCAGCGCGTGCTAAACCAGTGAATTCGTTGCGCTATGAATAA